In Anthonomus grandis grandis chromosome 5, icAntGran1.3, whole genome shotgun sequence, the following are encoded in one genomic region:
- the LOC126736679 gene encoding major facilitator superfamily domain-containing protein 9-like: MNWLSVLFALDMLNLAIFLPVFSPFIRSIGATPFTLGLINSASALVSLLWNPIVGSLSDQIGRKRLLITCLIASATGSIIMASSTSLLVVAVGKLFGAMGTPVGILLRSTVADVYESPEAKILFFSRSASIMQVAFLVGSLSSGFLSETKHGFTLAFLFMACIMGVAAIIANKTVNEDNKLQSAKKDISFTSTAIANMKSAIINIKTINWPKYKYLFYVKGCYDFSIATIITNVGFLLLNEYNVKGRTIGYVFVMISICRIVSSRLKLKLKNVLLNISDTNKIVAASLLLLISYTILSISNSLGLFLVVLALMSIARAFMDTTLTEIITTRTTQDDRGKVIGAFENLYSFAMFVAPVLSGVVAELFGQRLLIGSATVPISIALYAALKENQKTE; the protein is encoded by the exons ATGAACTGGCTGTCTGTGTTATTTGCTTTG GATATGCTAAATTTAGCAATATTCCTACCAGTATTTAGTCCATTTATCAGGTCTATAGGAGCAACCCCATTCACATTAGGATTAATAAATTCCGCGAGTGCTCTAGTCAGCTTGCTTTGGAACCCAATAGTG GGGAGTTTAAGTGATCAAATTGGAAGAAAACGATTGCTAATAACATGCCTTATAGCAAGTGCAACAGGAAGCATTATTATGGCTTCTTCGACTTCACTTTTGGTAGTTGCTGTTGGAAAGCTCTTTGGAG caaTGGGAACTCCAGTGGGAATTCTTCTAAGGTCAACTGTAGCTGATGTTTACGAGTCTCCTGAagcgaaaatattattttttagcagaAGCGCGTCAATAATGCAAGTGGCATTTTTAGTAGGATCTTTATCAAGTGGATTTTTAAGTGAAACAAAGCACGGATTTACACTTGCGTTTTTATTTATGGCATGTATTATGGGAGTTGCTGCAA TTATTGCAAATAAAACTGTCAATGAAGATAACAAGCTCCAATCGGCCAAAAAAGATATTTCATTTACCTCAACTGCTATCGCCAATATGAAGTCAGcaattataaacataaaaacaattaactggCCAAAATACAAATATCTTTTCTACGTAAAAGGATGCTATGATTTTAGTATTGCCACCATAATCACCAATGTGGGCTTCTTGCTGCTTAACGAATATAATGTAAAAGGAAGAACAATCGGCTACGTTTTTGTGATGATTAGTATTTGCCGTATTGTTTCGAGCCGCCTAAaactaaaactgaaaaatgttcTTTTGAACATTTCTGatacaaataaaatagttgCAGCGTCTTTACTTCTGCTCATATCATACACAATATTGAGTATTTCAAATTCTTTGGGGCTCTTTCTTGTGGTTTTAGCACTTATGAGCATAGCAAGAGCCTTTATGGATACTACTTTGACTGAAATAATTACAACGAGAACAACTCAGGATGATAGAGGTAAAGTTATAGGAGCTTTCGAGAATTTGTACTCGTTTGCAATGTTCGTTGCACCGGTTTTAAGCGGAGTTGTAGCAGAACTATTTGGACAGAGACTTTTAATCGGATCAGCCACGGTGCCTATTAGTATAGCTCTCTACGCTGCCCTTAAGGAAAATCAAAAGACTGAATAA